From Jeotgalibaca dankookensis, one genomic window encodes:
- a CDS encoding helix-turn-helix domain-containing protein — MKLDLLGILIFGGVLLIGLVAITTIIVTGIFLIKALIRYTKSKEVREEKGTFKKSLGEVLKQQREDCKMTQQFVAETIGVSRQAVSKWENGTSDPSTSNLISLAKLYKISVEEILHEVK; from the coding sequence ATGAAATTAGATTTATTAGGTATTCTTATTTTTGGTGGCGTATTATTAATCGGATTAGTAGCGATCACAACAATAATCGTTACAGGTATTTTTCTTATAAAAGCATTAATTCGATATACCAAATCAAAAGAGGTAAGAGAAGAAAAAGGAACATTCAAAAAATCATTAGGTGAAGTCTTAAAACAACAAAGAGAAGATTGCAAGATGACCCAGCAATTTGTTGCGGAAACAATTGGTGTCAGTAGACAAGCGGTATCTAAATGGGAAAATGGGACATCTGACCCTAGTACATCTAACTTAATATCTCTCGCAAAACTATACAAAATATCTGTTGAGGAGATACTTCACGAAGTAAAATAA
- a CDS encoding aldo/keto reductase, giving the protein MLVEIPDVMLNDGYRIPAIGFGTVEILGNKGTLQILNAIQSGYRLIDTSTNYDNEGIVGKAVKNSGIPRDELLISSKLPGKYHDFDSALKIIEEQLARTDLEYFDKYLIHWPNPDDGKYVEAWKALIQAQKLGMILTIGVSNFLEHHLEKIIDETGVVPATNQIEIHPYFSNKENVKANEKFGIITEAWSPLGRDINDAKQHPDIIEIGKKYNKSAPQVIIRWLHQRDIVPIVRSGDPIHQQENLNIFDFELTDAEMEKIFSLDKGEEGRVEGQHPDEYHEYD; this is encoded by the coding sequence ATGTTAGTAGAAATACCAGATGTTATGTTGAATGATGGCTACCGAATTCCGGCTATTGGGTTTGGAACGGTAGAAATATTGGGGAACAAAGGAACCTTGCAAATTCTAAATGCAATTCAATCTGGATACCGACTAATTGATACGTCGACAAACTATGATAACGAAGGGATTGTTGGAAAGGCTGTTAAAAACTCAGGAATTCCTCGAGACGAGTTGCTGATAAGTTCCAAACTTCCAGGTAAATATCATGACTTTGATAGTGCACTTAAGATAATTGAAGAACAATTGGCTCGTACTGATTTAGAGTATTTCGATAAGTATTTGATTCATTGGCCAAATCCAGATGATGGAAAATATGTCGAAGCTTGGAAAGCACTCATTCAAGCACAAAAGCTAGGAATGATTCTCACAATCGGTGTTTCAAACTTTTTAGAACATCATCTAGAAAAAATTATCGACGAAACAGGTGTCGTACCGGCAACAAACCAAATTGAAATCCACCCTTACTTCAGTAATAAGGAAAACGTAAAGGCCAACGAAAAATTTGGCATCATCACTGAAGCTTGGAGTCCACTCGGTCGAGATATTAATGATGCCAAACAACATCCTGATATTATTGAAATTGGGAAAAAATACAATAAATCTGCGCCGCAAGTAATTATCCGCTGGTTACACCAACGTGATATTGTACCCATAGTTCGTTCAGGTGATCCAATTCATCAACAAGAAAACTTAAATATCTTTGATTTTGAGTTAACAGATGCTGAGATGGAAAAAATATTTTCCCTTGATAAAGGAGAAGAAGGCCGTGTTGAAGGTCAGCACCCAGATGAATACCATGAATATGACTAA
- a CDS encoding HAD family hydrolase, with the protein MKLAIYDFDGTLCKEETIPFLIAFYRKNNYSYRKLGKFYLKMLGATAKYVSKIDASFDKEKYRETAAKNFMLLFEEMKEEEIINFFAASASELAKSFNPMVVASIEERKADDYHIVLCSGANTLLLNEVAQYISIDTIIGTKLHFLEDGTYDFNSELFVTTGKNKPIAVLDRFKDKNIDWQNSCAYGDSFYDYDILKLTGTPVAVNPDKGLREIAMENGWDILE; encoded by the coding sequence ATGAAACTAGCGATATATGACTTTGACGGAACCTTGTGTAAGGAAGAAACCATTCCTTTTTTAATTGCCTTTTATAGAAAAAACAATTATTCTTACCGTAAATTAGGCAAATTCTATTTAAAAATGTTGGGAGCAACAGCAAAATATGTTTCAAAAATAGATGCCTCATTTGATAAAGAAAAATACAGAGAGACCGCCGCTAAGAACTTTATGCTCCTTTTTGAAGAAATGAAAGAAGAAGAAATTATTAATTTTTTCGCTGCGAGCGCTTCAGAGCTTGCGAAATCTTTTAATCCAATGGTTGTTGCAAGTATTGAAGAACGAAAAGCAGATGATTACCACATTGTTCTGTGTTCGGGTGCAAATACTCTCTTACTAAATGAAGTTGCGCAGTACATCTCTATTGATACCATTATTGGTACAAAACTTCATTTTCTAGAAGATGGCACGTATGATTTTAATTCGGAGCTCTTCGTGACAACCGGTAAGAATAAACCAATTGCTGTACTTGATCGATTCAAGGATAAAAACATTGATTGGCAAAACAGTTGTGCTTATGGCGATAGCTTTTATGACTATGATATCTTGAAATTAACAGGAACACCTGTTGCGGTAAATCCTGATAAGGGATTAAGAGAAATTGCAATGGAAAATGGTTGGGACATATTAGAATAA
- a CDS encoding S66 family peptidase: protein MIIPNRLQPGDTIRILSPSSNIARIGGVNENEAARKNLEELGYKVTFSKNIEAQDAIGSSSIKERLEDLHEAFANKEVKAILTSIGGFNSNELLPYIDYQLIKKNPKIICGYSDITALNNAITSKTGLVTYIGPHYSSFKMNDLQDYQTDSFLKACASGDAVTISSSTHYSDDLWFLPDRPRNLRMNTWKTYTGGKTKALSCGGNLNTFIRIQGTPFQHDMDQKLWFVESAEEHSYQDFASDLSSLLQVATNPKGLIVGRFPKETGMTEVLLLHILEKYPILKEIPVLYNVNFGHTQPIFTFPLGQEVQLDADKQILSF from the coding sequence ATGATTATACCCAATCGTTTACAGCCGGGAGATACCATTCGCATTTTATCACCCTCCAGTAATATTGCGCGTATTGGTGGAGTGAATGAAAACGAAGCAGCCAGAAAGAATCTGGAGGAGTTAGGCTATAAGGTGACTTTCAGTAAAAATATCGAGGCGCAAGATGCTATCGGTTCGTCTTCAATTAAAGAGCGATTGGAAGATCTTCATGAGGCGTTTGCAAATAAAGAAGTCAAAGCAATTCTAACATCGATTGGTGGATTTAACTCTAATGAACTACTGCCATATATTGATTACCAATTGATCAAGAAGAATCCAAAAATTATTTGTGGTTATAGTGATATTACCGCTTTAAATAATGCCATTACTTCAAAAACAGGCCTCGTTACTTATATAGGGCCACACTATTCCAGCTTTAAAATGAATGATTTACAAGATTATCAAACAGATTCTTTTTTGAAAGCATGCGCTTCGGGTGATGCAGTGACTATTTCTTCTTCAACCCACTACAGTGATGACTTATGGTTTTTACCCGATAGACCTCGAAATCTGCGAATGAATACCTGGAAAACTTATACGGGTGGAAAAACGAAAGCACTGAGTTGTGGCGGTAATTTAAATACATTTATCCGTATTCAGGGAACGCCATTTCAGCATGATATGGATCAAAAACTGTGGTTTGTAGAATCAGCTGAGGAACATTCTTACCAAGATTTTGCAAGTGACCTATCTTCTTTACTCCAAGTCGCAACAAACCCTAAAGGCCTTATTGTTGGCAGATTTCCAAAAGAAACTGGAATGACAGAAGTTCTTTTACTACATATTTTAGAGAAATATCCAATCTTAAAAGAAATTCCTGTTCTTTATAATGTCAATTTTGGACATACACAACCAATTTTTACCTTTCCTCTTGGGCAAGAGGTACAATTGGATGCGGACAAACAGATACTTTCTTTTTAA
- a CDS encoding DUF4181 domain-containing protein, with the protein MENVFQTRHLLILIVGMLLLSFIFNSIMSKFLKVEKRKILSYDYVNKTHMKIDWVLRIVLVIILIIYLFYTFNDPYKDDFFWRTLPLKVSLLSIAIPELTRAFMEWKYAENRKAYVLTISQLIFDLILIGIILIIFYFFVFK; encoded by the coding sequence GTGGAGAATGTATTCCAGACAAGACACTTGTTAATATTAATTGTAGGCATGCTTCTGTTATCCTTTATTTTCAATTCTATAATGAGCAAATTTTTAAAAGTAGAAAAACGAAAAATACTTTCTTATGATTACGTGAATAAAACTCATATGAAAATTGATTGGGTACTTCGAATTGTTTTAGTAATTATTTTGATAATATATCTTTTTTATACATTTAATGATCCTTATAAAGATGATTTCTTTTGGAGAACCCTTCCTCTTAAGGTATCACTTTTATCTATAGCGATTCCTGAATTAACGAGAGCATTTATGGAATGGAAATATGCAGAAAATCGGAAAGCATATGTACTCACGATTAGTCAATTGATATTTGATTTAATTTTAATAGGGATAATACTTATTATTTTTTATTTTTTTGTTTTTAAGTAA
- a CDS encoding DUF378 domain-containing protein, translating into MKTLDNIVLTLLIVGGVNWLLVGLFEFDLVATIFGGQTAIGSKIVYVIVGICALYAIKFFTLINSRNYKE; encoded by the coding sequence ATGAAGACACTAGATAATATTGTTTTAACCCTTTTAATTGTTGGCGGCGTTAACTGGCTCTTAGTGGGACTATTCGAATTCGACTTAGTTGCTACGATATTTGGTGGACAAACGGCTATCGGTTCTAAAATAGTTTATGTTATTGTCGGAATCTGTGCACTATATGCTATTAAGTTTTTCACCTTAATCAATTCCCGAAATTATAAAGAATAA
- a CDS encoding DUF2382 domain-containing protein produces the protein MNNKRVEGSYVRVEDAVDAVQRLRDKGYARSNIYVVANEAVRSAIPSYSMEAEVSSQSELRENTGNENERSMWEKIKDAFTLDENETDPRTQPNYDADRDPLYAYRDDIAQGNIIVLVDEDASVTGGVHTNTAAEGYRDTVDDTIQLKEEKLDVDKNKVQTGEVTIEKRVVEETETKNVPVSHDEVIIERRPVTDQEQVETTEPLLANDGTEELVIPVTEEQLDVKKRTEVVEEVAIKKEKVTENKQVTDTVAKEEIDIERDGHVIEDTDQNG, from the coding sequence TTGAATAACAAACGAGTAGAAGGTAGTTATGTACGCGTAGAGGACGCGGTTGATGCGGTTCAACGCTTAAGAGATAAAGGGTACGCACGTTCGAATATTTACGTGGTGGCAAACGAAGCAGTTCGTAGCGCAATTCCTTCGTATTCAATGGAAGCAGAAGTGAGTTCGCAAAGTGAGTTGCGTGAAAACACCGGAAACGAGAATGAACGCTCAATGTGGGAAAAAATAAAAGATGCGTTTACACTTGATGAAAACGAAACAGATCCACGTACGCAACCTAATTACGACGCTGATCGTGACCCCCTTTATGCGTATCGCGATGATATCGCTCAAGGGAACATCATTGTGTTAGTTGACGAAGACGCGAGTGTAACAGGCGGAGTGCATACAAACACAGCTGCTGAAGGGTACCGAGATACTGTTGACGACACCATTCAATTAAAGGAAGAAAAATTGGATGTTGATAAAAATAAAGTTCAAACGGGTGAAGTTACCATTGAAAAACGTGTCGTTGAAGAAACGGAAACTAAAAACGTTCCCGTGTCACATGATGAAGTCATCATTGAACGTCGTCCTGTAACGGATCAAGAACAAGTTGAAACAACAGAACCGCTCTTGGCAAATGATGGCACAGAAGAATTAGTCATTCCAGTGACAGAAGAACAACTGGATGTCAAAAAACGAACAGAAGTGGTTGAAGAAGTAGCGATTAAAAAAGAAAAAGTAACAGAAAATAAACAAGTAACCGATACGGTTGCAAAAGAAGAAATTGATATCGAACGCGATGGTCATGTTATAGAAGATACGGATCAAAACGGATAA
- a CDS encoding PPK2 family polyphosphate kinase — protein sequence MTINRHDFLASPEKKLSEYATAHPDAASYSTEEVKEALFEEVISTLRDQQTRLFAEAKSGIVVILQAMDAAGKDEAVTTVFSNLSVQGLRESEPGEPSDKELKRDYLWRHHETLPKRGEIAILNRSYYEEVLGSRVHGSYQNEPMPDKWKEGPVWKRRYRHLNEYERYLTENGFVVLKFYLNVNKNVQKKRLLERMNNPNRNWEFSFSDVDDRDKWEDFYHAYDEAIKETSTGYAPWYVIPADDPWFTRLVIAEIFSQTLSELNPKLPVLSGEEATKLEEYKEKLKKQ from the coding sequence ATGACTATAAACCGCCATGATTTTTTAGCATCCCCAGAAAAAAAGCTTTCTGAGTACGCGACAGCGCATCCAGATGCCGCTTCATATTCAACAGAAGAAGTTAAAGAAGCGTTATTCGAAGAAGTTATTTCAACCTTACGTGACCAACAAACGCGTCTGTTCGCAGAAGCAAAATCAGGAATTGTTGTGATATTACAGGCAATGGACGCAGCAGGAAAAGATGAAGCAGTAACCACCGTTTTTTCTAACCTTTCTGTGCAAGGGCTCCGCGAATCCGAGCCGGGAGAACCAAGTGATAAAGAACTAAAACGTGATTATTTGTGGCGTCATCATGAAACGCTCCCTAAACGTGGCGAGATAGCGATTCTAAATCGTTCATATTATGAAGAAGTATTAGGTAGTCGTGTACATGGCAGCTATCAAAATGAACCCATGCCTGATAAGTGGAAAGAAGGGCCGGTTTGGAAACGACGTTACCGGCACCTCAACGAATATGAACGCTATTTAACTGAAAATGGGTTTGTTGTTCTGAAATTTTATTTAAATGTGAATAAGAATGTTCAAAAAAAACGACTACTAGAACGCATGAACAACCCTAATAGGAACTGGGAGTTTTCTTTTAGTGATGTGGATGACCGTGATAAATGGGAAGATTTTTATCATGCATATGATGAGGCCATAAAAGAAACATCAACTGGATATGCGCCTTGGTATGTTATTCCTGCAGATGATCCTTGGTTTACGCGCCTCGTGATAGCGGAAATTTTTAGTCAAACCTTATCAGAATTAAATCCGAAATTACCTGTATTAAGTGGCGAAGAAGCAACAAAACTTGAAGAATATAAAGAAAAATTAAAAAAACAGTAA
- a CDS encoding IS30 family transposase — translation MSYTHFTIAERSKIETLRDLGFSIRRIARILGRAPSSVSRELNRNPYYQCDQAQERYKQKKANCGAKSKLTSEIKEKVQEKLTLTWSPEQIVGRLFQGKISFKTIYRWLYYGLLQVPLSVLRQKGKRQKPKETRGRFNIGTSISKRPKDVKKRTTFGHWELDTVVSGRGQAKGCVATFLERKSRWYLAIKIPNRSASSMEGAIRKLTTLFPETAFQSFTTDRGKEFSCYPVIEEDLSIPVYFADPYSSWQRGSNENSNGLLREFFPKRTNFDHVEQEELQKALYLINNRPRKCLGYRTPHEVFMEEVLHLI, via the coding sequence ATGAGCTACACTCATTTTACCATAGCCGAACGCTCAAAAATAGAAACGCTTCGTGATCTAGGTTTTTCGATCCGCCGGATCGCTCGAATCCTTGGTCGTGCCCCTTCTTCTGTTTCACGGGAACTGAACAGGAACCCATATTATCAGTGTGATCAGGCACAGGAACGCTATAAACAAAAGAAAGCGAACTGTGGAGCAAAATCAAAGTTGACTTCTGAAATCAAAGAAAAGGTTCAGGAAAAACTAACTCTTACCTGGTCTCCAGAACAAATTGTAGGCCGGCTATTTCAAGGGAAAATTTCTTTCAAAACAATCTATCGCTGGCTCTATTACGGTCTCTTACAAGTTCCATTGTCCGTTCTGAGACAAAAAGGCAAACGACAGAAACCAAAAGAAACCAGAGGAAGATTCAATATCGGAACCTCTATTTCAAAACGACCAAAAGACGTCAAGAAGCGAACGACCTTCGGTCACTGGGAGCTGGACACCGTCGTATCAGGACGCGGACAGGCAAAAGGTTGCGTTGCTACTTTCCTAGAGAGGAAAAGCCGCTGGTACCTCGCCATCAAAATACCCAACCGTTCCGCTTCCTCAATGGAAGGGGCTATACGAAAACTGACTACGCTTTTTCCTGAAACTGCCTTCCAAAGTTTTACGACAGACAGAGGAAAGGAATTCAGCTGTTATCCTGTCATTGAAGAAGACTTAAGCATCCCTGTTTATTTCGCAGATCCTTATTCTTCTTGGCAACGAGGAAGCAATGAAAACAGTAATGGACTCCTGAGGGAGTTCTTTCCGAAGAGAACCAACTTTGATCATGTGGAACAGGAAGAACTTCAAAAAGCTTTGTACCTGATTAATAATAGACCAAGAAAATGTCTTGGCTACCGAACGCCTCACGAGGTCTTTATGGAAGAGGTGTTGCACTTAATTTGA
- a CDS encoding superoxide dismutase family protein has translation MKSFGKILLSSSAMFLLAACTNTATEETETPQEDTAVVTSVEETEDTTEMEILETVSVTMIDSNSNDLGIAVFSEEDGEVTLKLDLQGMSPGEYGMHIHEVGQATPPTFEDAGSHFNPTNVEHGTESETGPHIGDLPNLVVPENGIVQESIVIPNTSLQENGENTLNTEQGTSLIIHTEADDYESQPSGDAGDRMVGGVIFPGNEE, from the coding sequence ATGAAAAGCTTTGGTAAGATACTATTGTCATCAAGTGCTATGTTTCTTTTAGCAGCTTGTACCAATACAGCCACTGAAGAAACAGAAACTCCACAAGAAGATACCGCGGTTGTTACTTCAGTTGAGGAAACAGAAGATACAACCGAAATGGAAATTTTAGAAACCGTTTCAGTGACGATGATTGATAGTAATAGTAATGATTTAGGAATAGCTGTTTTCAGCGAGGAAGATGGAGAGGTAACCTTAAAGTTAGATCTTCAAGGAATGTCTCCTGGCGAATATGGGATGCATATTCACGAAGTTGGACAGGCTACACCACCAACGTTTGAAGATGCCGGCTCTCACTTTAATCCAACAAACGTTGAACATGGAACAGAATCAGAAACGGGTCCTCATATCGGCGACCTGCCCAATCTAGTAGTTCCCGAAAATGGTATTGTTCAAGAAAGTATTGTCATACCTAACACCAGTCTTCAAGAAAACGGTGAAAATACGCTGAATACAGAGCAAGGGACTTCACTTATCATTCATACTGAAGCTGATGATTATGAAAGTCAACCTAGCGGCGATGCTGGTGACCGAATGGTCGGTGGCGTAATCTTCCCAGGAAACGAAGAATAA